The proteins below are encoded in one region of Planctopirus limnophila DSM 3776:
- a CDS encoding MFS transporter, with product MSSSPAGLLPPPPVPMDMTRWLICIIAAIGFAFDIYELLMLPLIVRPALLELVGAQPGSPEFLMWVGRLFYIPAFAGGAFGLLGGYLTDRLGRRSVLTWSILLYAGSAFLAGFSTSIWMLLFFRCTMFIGVCVEFVAAVAWLAELFPNPHQREKVLGYTQAFSSIGGLLVAIMNGLAIRFAADLPPTFIPEFAAGFWGTIEPAHHHEAWRYTLMSGLIPAIPLIIIRPFLPESPAWKEKATAGTLKRPSIAQLFSPQLRKTTIVTTLMFAMSYGAAFGAIQQIPQIVPGLADVKEKAIAAADKAKLPPDPELAKKAKMGAMRQYEQKIASEYTKVQEIGGLVGRFLLALLAVRILSRRKLLWCLQIPGLIILPAVFALFLQVENQTFFEINLEAIFLGVLPITTVSLGVFMAGLFVVGQFSFWGNYLPRVYPLHLRGTGESFAANIGGRMIGTSFALVTTTIAGFLTANAGAAGGFSPPMAFSIAAASVAGFVTLVGFALSFFLPEPSATDMD from the coding sequence ATGTCTTCTTCACCTGCGGGCCTATTGCCACCTCCGCCAGTTCCCATGGATATGACCCGCTGGCTGATTTGCATCATTGCAGCCATTGGCTTTGCGTTCGACATTTATGAACTGCTGATGTTGCCACTGATTGTCCGTCCTGCACTCTTGGAACTGGTGGGTGCACAGCCTGGCAGCCCCGAGTTTTTGATGTGGGTGGGGCGACTTTTCTACATTCCTGCATTTGCCGGAGGAGCATTCGGCCTTCTGGGAGGATACCTGACAGATCGCCTCGGTCGCCGCAGTGTGTTGACCTGGAGTATTCTGCTGTATGCGGGCTCAGCTTTTCTCGCTGGCTTTTCCACGAGTATCTGGATGCTGCTCTTCTTCCGCTGCACCATGTTCATTGGTGTGTGTGTCGAGTTTGTGGCTGCGGTGGCGTGGCTCGCCGAGTTATTCCCGAATCCTCACCAGCGAGAAAAAGTTTTGGGTTATACCCAGGCATTTTCATCGATTGGCGGCTTGCTAGTCGCCATCATGAATGGTCTGGCGATCCGTTTTGCTGCTGATTTGCCACCAACGTTCATTCCCGAATTTGCCGCAGGCTTCTGGGGAACTATTGAACCGGCACATCATCACGAAGCGTGGCGATACACGTTGATGTCGGGGCTGATCCCTGCCATTCCCCTCATTATCATCAGGCCCTTTTTACCAGAATCGCCCGCCTGGAAAGAAAAAGCCACTGCAGGAACTCTCAAGCGGCCCAGCATTGCGCAGCTCTTTTCGCCTCAGTTGCGTAAGACGACCATAGTGACCACGTTAATGTTCGCCATGAGCTATGGGGCAGCTTTCGGTGCTATTCAACAGATTCCACAAATTGTCCCTGGCCTGGCTGATGTGAAGGAAAAAGCGATCGCTGCAGCCGACAAGGCCAAGTTGCCACCTGATCCTGAACTGGCGAAAAAAGCCAAAATGGGTGCCATGCGGCAATACGAGCAGAAGATCGCCAGTGAATACACCAAGGTTCAAGAAATCGGCGGTCTGGTTGGTCGCTTCCTGCTGGCATTACTGGCTGTGCGAATTCTCAGCCGGCGTAAACTCCTCTGGTGCCTGCAGATTCCCGGCTTGATCATTCTCCCGGCCGTCTTTGCCCTGTTTTTGCAGGTGGAAAATCAAACCTTCTTTGAAATCAATCTCGAAGCCATCTTTTTGGGTGTATTGCCCATTACCACCGTCTCACTGGGTGTCTTTATGGCCGGCCTGTTTGTCGTGGGACAATTCAGTTTCTGGGGGAACTATTTGCCTCGCGTCTATCCACTCCATTTGCGTGGTACGGGAGAAAGCTTTGCTGCCAATATTGGTGGCCGGATGATCGGTACCAGCTTTGCCCTGGTCACGACCACGATTGCCGGGTTTTTGACAGCCAATGCTGGTGCCGCCGGTGGTTTCTCGCCGCCGATGGCCTTCTCAATCGCAGCGGCCAGCGTGGCCGGATTTGTCACGTTGGTGGGCTTTGCTTTGAGTTTCTTCCTTCCCGAACCATCTGCAACAGATATGGATTAA
- a CDS encoding peptidylprolyl isomerase gives MLPIVPPCTRSLILGTILCLTVIPCGCNSLTKKVDNPVMVPPPRRVSLNDERANAADKALAEGSLKLKQAAASDIVQTSGEETILAQNDDAVFGAQVVARVNGAPIFASEVLERYGEVLAQAREKLPPDKFNLLRENIIAQNLRAHVERQLIVERMRADMKPDQLKQLDGYLDAAFEKEMVKLKEQLKVQTKPELEYELNKRGTCLEDVRQSFQNNRIAMEYLAVKAGKPEPINRKDLVEYYESHPEEFRLESRVKWKQIQCSFLKSDQEQARVKMKSALEELANGESFEDVARKYSDGVTAKEGGHWDWTQKGSLSDKKLEEILFTAKVGELSDVTIIGRAYQVVFVEERESAGMRPFAEVQQEIHKKIEPTRFPNPRKILDAMLASAVIETDYPLGLDTAKAGANNATK, from the coding sequence ATGCTGCCTATCGTCCCGCCCTGCACCAGAAGCCTCATTCTGGGAACGATCCTCTGTTTGACTGTGATTCCCTGTGGTTGCAATTCGCTGACCAAAAAAGTCGATAATCCCGTGATGGTTCCTCCTCCCCGGAGAGTGTCACTGAATGATGAGCGAGCCAATGCCGCCGATAAAGCGCTGGCCGAAGGTTCCCTCAAGCTGAAGCAGGCGGCTGCCAGCGATATCGTGCAGACATCGGGGGAAGAAACGATTCTGGCCCAGAATGATGATGCGGTCTTCGGTGCCCAGGTGGTGGCAAGGGTAAATGGCGCCCCAATTTTTGCCAGTGAAGTCCTCGAGCGGTATGGCGAAGTTCTGGCTCAGGCCCGCGAAAAACTCCCGCCCGATAAATTCAATCTGCTGCGCGAAAACATTATCGCCCAAAATCTGAGAGCACATGTTGAGCGACAGTTAATTGTCGAGCGCATGCGAGCGGACATGAAGCCCGATCAACTGAAGCAGTTGGATGGGTATCTTGATGCCGCCTTCGAAAAAGAAATGGTCAAGCTGAAAGAGCAGCTGAAAGTTCAAACCAAGCCCGAGCTGGAATACGAACTCAACAAGCGCGGGACCTGCCTGGAAGATGTCCGGCAATCCTTCCAGAACAACCGGATTGCGATGGAGTATCTGGCAGTCAAGGCCGGCAAGCCTGAGCCGATCAATCGTAAAGATCTGGTGGAGTACTATGAATCGCATCCCGAAGAGTTCCGCCTTGAATCCCGCGTGAAGTGGAAACAGATTCAATGTTCGTTCCTGAAGAGCGATCAGGAGCAGGCCCGGGTGAAGATGAAATCGGCACTCGAAGAACTCGCGAATGGCGAGTCCTTTGAGGATGTCGCCAGGAAGTACTCCGATGGGGTAACTGCGAAAGAGGGTGGGCACTGGGATTGGACCCAGAAAGGAAGCCTGAGCGATAAAAAGCTGGAAGAGATCCTCTTCACAGCCAAAGTTGGCGAACTGAGCGATGTGACGATTATCGGCCGGGCCTATCAGGTTGTGTTTGTGGAAGAGCGGGAATCGGCGGGCATGCGACCCTTTGCAGAGGTCCAGCAGGAAATCCACAAGAAAATCGAGCCGACCCGTTTTCCCAACCCCCGCAAAATCCTCGACGCCATGCTCGCCAGTGCCGTCATCGAAACCGATTACCCACTCGGCCTCGACACCGCGAAGGCTGGCGCAAACAACGCCACCAAGTAG
- a CDS encoding barstar family protein encodes MSSENLPYARCFEPLSPVQLAVGVFIVTIPARISSKQTLLDIYSQQLGCPWFGHNWDALADALNDLSWLHDRPVVIRHEDLPFGPGRRSRNVYLDVLAEAVSRWQVDDPGRLRVLFPEADLADLCDLAHRFDQSQ; translated from the coding sequence ATGTCATCTGAAAATCTTCCCTACGCCCGTTGCTTTGAGCCACTCAGCCCGGTACAGCTTGCAGTCGGTGTGTTCATAGTGACCATTCCTGCAAGAATTTCCTCGAAGCAGACACTTCTGGATATTTACAGCCAGCAACTGGGCTGCCCCTGGTTTGGTCACAACTGGGATGCTTTGGCAGATGCCTTGAATGATCTTTCGTGGCTGCACGATCGACCGGTGGTGATTCGTCACGAGGATTTGCCCTTTGGGCCAGGACGACGGAGCAGAAACGTCTATCTGGATGTCCTGGCGGAAGCCGTCTCCCGCTGGCAGGTTGATGATCCCGGGCGATTGCGAGTATTGTTTCCAGAAGCTGATCTGGCAGATCTTTGTGATCTCGCACATCGTTTCGATCAGTCTCAGTGA
- a CDS encoding ribonuclease domain-containing protein — protein MPSSRFRMTRTHLVLLIVFVSLSLAWQFVVERQPATSSPPSTIQNPAPATEAESEENHTLTEASNPANAEVRQGASQSVQQPEALRNSPADASPVIRPNAGNSLGNSKVASPEKSPTPSAEKRWIVAKQTVKDLQGKVVYRGDIDLTETITRIEAGEKLRFRNDGSVFQNRERRLPTREAGYYREWVHPTAELDGPGPQRIITGKSGEIYYTADHYGSFKKLK, from the coding sequence GTGCCTTCCTCCCGGTTCCGCATGACTCGCACCCATCTGGTGCTCCTGATCGTTTTCGTGAGCTTGAGTCTCGCGTGGCAGTTCGTCGTGGAGCGACAACCTGCCACATCGTCGCCTCCATCAACAATTCAGAATCCTGCACCAGCGACTGAAGCTGAATCCGAAGAGAATCACACCTTGACGGAGGCTTCGAATCCGGCAAATGCCGAGGTCCGACAAGGTGCCTCACAGTCCGTTCAGCAACCAGAGGCATTGAGAAACTCTCCGGCTGATGCATCTCCCGTCATACGACCGAATGCAGGGAATTCACTCGGGAATTCCAAGGTCGCTTCGCCTGAGAAATCGCCCACTCCCTCTGCTGAAAAGCGCTGGATTGTTGCCAAGCAGACGGTCAAGGATTTGCAGGGGAAGGTGGTTTATCGAGGTGATATTGATCTGACCGAAACGATCACCCGGATCGAAGCGGGCGAGAAGCTGCGGTTTCGAAATGATGGTTCTGTGTTTCAAAATCGCGAACGCCGGTTGCCAACTCGAGAAGCAGGTTATTATCGCGAGTGGGTGCATCCCACAGCGGAACTGGATGGGCCTGGCCCTCAGCGAATCATTACGGGAAAATCGGGTGAGATTTATTACACTGCCGATCATTACGGCAGCTTCAAGAAGTTGAAATAG